In Candidatus Nitronauta litoralis, one DNA window encodes the following:
- a CDS encoding flagellin FliC, producing the protein MAGIIDSGSTTRILNTINRNQEGLLTRLSQLASGNRLVNASVDAAGLAISEGLRSDIAALSQSVRNIETGGNFIRVAEGGLSTISDLIGRGRELAIQAANGTLGDAERETINAEFSQILTEIDRVSGTQEFNGQNILDGNLAPNSPNQVDIQVGIESGPENQINLNVIDETSTQSLGIDNLDVLTSQNALQAFDQLGQAQQTVINTRGEVGALSNRLEITSRNTRNTLVNLESSRNEIAGTDIAAGISELNNSLLRIESSVRALALQTQSNESNIGRLLNINT; encoded by the coding sequence ATGGCAGGGATCATTGATTCCGGATCCACCACCCGGATCCTGAACACTATCAACCGAAATCAGGAGGGGCTTCTCACTCGCCTTTCACAACTGGCATCAGGCAATCGCCTGGTCAATGCCAGTGTAGATGCTGCGGGTCTTGCCATTTCCGAAGGACTGCGGTCAGATATCGCCGCCTTGAGCCAGTCAGTGCGAAACATCGAAACCGGAGGAAATTTTATTCGCGTCGCTGAAGGGGGACTGTCGACAATTTCCGATTTGATCGGCCGAGGTAGGGAACTTGCTATTCAAGCGGCCAACGGAACGCTGGGTGATGCGGAACGGGAGACCATCAACGCCGAGTTTTCCCAGATATTGACAGAGATCGACCGGGTATCGGGAACTCAGGAATTTAACGGGCAAAATATTCTCGACGGGAACCTGGCGCCGAACTCTCCCAACCAGGTCGACATCCAGGTGGGTATAGAGAGCGGGCCGGAAAACCAGATCAACCTGAATGTGATTGATGAAACCAGTACCCAAAGTCTGGGTATTGACAACCTCGACGTATTGACTTCGCAAAACGCCTTGCAGGCATTTGATCAACTGGGCCAGGCCCAGCAGACGGTGATCAACACCCGGGGGGAGGTAGGCGCTTTGTCCAATCGTCTCGAAATCACCTCACGCAACACGCGCAACACGCTGGTCAATCTGGAATCGAGCCGCAATGAAATCGCTGGAACCGACATCGCTGCAGGTATTTCAGAATTGAACAACTCCCTGCTGCGTATAGAATCTTCCGTGCGTGCATTGGCCCTCCAGACTCAATCGAACGAAAGCAACATCGGCCGCCTGCTCAACATTAACACCTGA
- the fliD gene encoding flagellar filament capping protein FliD: MQIPSVTGLPLSRLKAPISRERNTGDAETAGFGQVTTRTTPAPRSTDRPGVSLPALPFYSNSSGNPNTLVVSATLNPQRVESAQNGFRQSIRNRLEDLSERVGALLGEGDFTTRNTRISIPEVLNVTPGNQTPLDQFNFSSTRLSSGQVLASDRFTSGSALNLNGSFGINGVTVTVESMDGLSNIRDKINRGEDTNGNGILDGPEDLNANNQIDIIDVEGSEQGPGKFIVEDINGNGVLDPDEDRNNNDRLDGGTEENRVVAGLTNDRLILSSETGGTSAIALSDPDGVLLALGFFELNAKGRPIQKEAQFDFDRQTPTNLNTTPQTASLEINGVTQESDTDDFTESIEDAVVELKKTSDNDIEVRVVFDSENAVEQIISIADDFNRVIRETRRVEEGNPPVVDDPEITRVQNTLTQGTDEGSDSKDASAPEDILNTFDRITPPVSGQPLKDAGVLKFGEFFISDSAQSIEDGIRTEPPENTSLLPDLFKKIGIRFLEDETLEIEKPVLEEAFQNDFDQVRDLFFNEATGLLPQIQEKLEGLLNTDFGPLALSSDPAESTTQPPTNQFNQLRAVIDSLDQLNQERNLLAIV; this comes from the coding sequence ATGCAAATACCCAGCGTCACCGGTCTGCCCTTATCCCGGCTGAAGGCTCCCATATCTCGTGAACGTAATACGGGAGATGCCGAAACGGCTGGATTCGGTCAGGTAACAACCCGCACAACTCCTGCACCGCGATCAACTGATCGCCCGGGTGTCAGTCTCCCTGCGCTCCCGTTTTATTCTAATTCCTCCGGAAACCCCAATACCTTAGTCGTTTCCGCTACCCTCAATCCGCAGCGGGTGGAGTCCGCCCAAAACGGATTCAGGCAATCCATACGCAACCGTCTGGAAGACCTGAGTGAAAGGGTCGGCGCTCTGCTGGGTGAAGGAGATTTCACCACAAGAAATACCCGAATTTCCATTCCCGAAGTTTTAAACGTCACTCCCGGCAATCAGACTCCCCTCGATCAATTCAATTTCAGCTCGACTCGTTTGTCCAGCGGACAAGTGCTGGCTTCCGACCGGTTCACTTCAGGTTCTGCGCTGAACTTAAACGGCAGTTTTGGAATCAATGGGGTGACCGTAACCGTGGAATCCATGGATGGGCTGTCCAACATCCGCGACAAAATCAATCGAGGTGAAGACACCAACGGCAACGGAATCCTCGATGGGCCGGAAGATCTCAATGCCAACAATCAGATCGATATTATCGATGTTGAAGGCAGTGAACAGGGTCCAGGAAAGTTCATTGTCGAGGATATAAACGGCAACGGGGTGCTCGACCCGGATGAAGACAGGAACAATAATGACCGGCTTGATGGGGGCACAGAGGAAAACCGGGTGGTGGCTGGCCTCACCAACGACCGCCTGATTCTCAGCAGTGAAACCGGAGGTACTTCGGCTATTGCTCTCAGTGATCCGGACGGTGTGTTACTGGCGCTGGGTTTTTTCGAGCTCAACGCCAAGGGACGCCCCATCCAGAAGGAAGCGCAATTTGATTTCGACCGGCAAACACCCACCAATCTCAACACTACACCACAGACCGCGAGTCTTGAGATCAATGGAGTCACTCAGGAAAGTGATACTGATGATTTCACCGAATCTATTGAAGACGCGGTGGTGGAATTAAAGAAAACTTCCGATAACGACATAGAAGTGCGTGTGGTATTCGACTCTGAAAATGCCGTAGAGCAAATCATCAGTATCGCGGATGATTTCAACAGGGTTATCCGGGAAACCCGCCGTGTTGAAGAGGGCAATCCTCCTGTTGTAGACGACCCGGAAATTACCAGGGTACAAAATACCCTGACTCAGGGCACGGACGAGGGATCTGATTCTAAAGATGCCTCTGCTCCCGAAGACATCCTGAACACATTCGACCGCATCACGCCCCCGGTTTCCGGTCAACCATTGAAGGATGCAGGTGTCCTCAAATTCGGAGAGTTTTTTATCTCTGATTCTGCGCAATCGATTGAAGACGGCATCCGCACCGAGCCGCCTGAAAACACCAGCCTTCTGCCAGATCTATTTAAAAAAATAGGCATCCGGTTTCTGGAAGATGAAACCCTGGAAATTGAGAAACCTGTTCTCGAGGAGGCATTCCAAAACGACTTTGATCAGGTGCGGGATCTGTTTTTTAATGAGGCCACGGGCCTTTTACCTCAGATTCAGGAAAAGCTGGAAGGACTTCTCAACACCGACTTCGGACCACTGGCCTTATCCAGTGATCCGGCCGAATCAACGACACAACCCCCTACAAACCAATTCAACCAGTTAAGGGCAGTAATCGATTCTCTGGATCAACTAAACCAGGAACGCAATCTGCTCGCAATCGTGTGA
- a CDS encoding flagellar protein FlgN yields MEIIFENLKQQKNCYQQLLIHLGEQQEAVANQDDEGLMNAIKKKNEYVQALHKLEQEMNTRLDQMGDSEREKVARETETLRGEIVLSIEKLIAGEEESRKAIAQQRDELEDQIKQFKKTKNLFKGYQDPSSSKGGGFKGNA; encoded by the coding sequence ATGGAAATCATTTTTGAAAATTTAAAACAACAAAAAAACTGCTACCAGCAATTACTGATCCACCTCGGAGAACAGCAGGAGGCGGTCGCAAATCAGGATGATGAAGGGCTGATGAATGCCATTAAGAAAAAGAACGAATACGTCCAGGCTCTCCATAAGCTTGAGCAGGAAATGAATACTCGACTGGACCAGATGGGGGATAGCGAGCGCGAAAAGGTAGCACGGGAAACAGAAACTTTGCGAGGAGAAATTGTCCTTTCCATTGAAAAGCTCATCGCCGGTGAGGAGGAATCCCGAAAAGCCATCGCGCAACAACGAGACGAACTGGAAGACCAGATTAAACAGTTCAAAAAAACGAAGAACCTGTTCAAAGGTTATCAGGATCCATCCTCGTCAAAGGGTGGCGGATTTAAAGGCAATGCGTAA